Part of the Bos taurus isolate L1 Dominette 01449 registration number 42190680 breed Hereford chromosome 1, ARS-UCD2.0, whole genome shotgun sequence genome is shown below.
TTAATGAACTTATTCAAATTATATAGATttaaagtttttggttttttagaCTTCAGGTTATCAAGAGTAAggcatttaatgaaaaaatattaattcaaattaTATAGATTTCAAATATCCATTTCTAATATTGTTTCTAAAGGAATCAGTCACAAATAGTCTGAATTTAAAAGTTAGTAAACAGTTTCAGGAAGCCAAAAGAAGAGATCTTCTCTCTAAAATATACAGTATATTTATGGTTAATGACTATTCAGCAAATTATCAATGTGCAAATGTCCAGGAGAGTCTACTAATCTTCTAAGAGGGTAGACATCACAGAGCAGGCATTTAGTAAATAACAAATCTATGAATTGACTAAAACAAATGAAGGTAGATTGAAATAAAGGATTCACCAATAGATTAGCACTGTTAGGCTATAAGGAAAAATATGAGGGATAGATAATTGAAGTTTCAAGACACACTGAAATTTAATAAATACGAGGATTATAGAATCTCAGAATATTGTGAAAACATTTGATGTTAGCAGAACTTGACACTGAAGCGTTAGTGCTTTAATAAAGGTAAGTGGTTTCAGGAATGCATTACCACAAGACATGAACATATTCCTAAATGATCTGAAATGTGTGTAAGACTGTTGGCAAATTCTTATTTAAACCATGAATTTTATTATCATTGGAATGGAGCAGACACTTCCTCAACACATTCATTGTGATTTAGCCACTACAGAATTATAAAGTGCAGAAAACATTAGTTGGATTCCCAATAATTATTATGGGGCTATCAAGTTTTAAAACATAGATTTAAGAGCatgtcattttaaaagtaatatttattgtagagaatttgaaatagaaggaaaaaacagTCAAAAAAGATCTCTAGTTTCCACTGCACAGGGAAAGCTAGTGTGAAAAATTTTATGTGTTTCTGCCTGCCCTTCTCATTCATCTGTGAGTATTTATTTGGAAAACTAGAATTATTATATGCACAAAACTTTGTATTCTGTTTTTCACATAATGTTTTATTATGTCTGTTTtatcattactttaaatattctaaataaacattgttttaaagtattGCACAATATACCATTGTATGGATGATTCACATTAACTTAATTATACTGACCAAATGTTTACAATTAGAATTcttcactattataaataatgctctgGTGggcataattatatataaatctcTGTGTGAGgttctaaatatttctttcttgtaGATTCATGATTACTGGTCACAGATCTGAACATTAGTTTCTTTCACctataaacaaattattttccaataatTGCACCAGTTTATACTTTTGCCAGAAaacagttcagatcagatcagaccagatcagttgctcagtcgtgtctgactctttgcgacccaatgaatcacagcatgccaggcctccctgtccatcaccaactcccagagtccactgagactctcgtccatcgagtcagtgatgccatccagccatctcatcctctgtcgtccccttctcctcctgcccccaatccctcccagcatcagagacttttccaatgagtcaactctttgcatgagatggccaaagtactggagtttcagctttagcatcattcctttcaaagaaatcccagggctgatctcctttagaatggacaggttggatctccttgcagtccaagggactctcaagagtcttctccaacactacagttcaaaagcatcaattctttaggtTCCCATTTTACTGTACTTTAAACAACACTATATatagtatcattttttaaatatggttATTTTGATAGGCAAAATAATTATCCCCttgtaattatttcaaattatgtttttctgATTAGTCAAACATTTTAAGtttgttaaaaattttatttcttttgatatttttatgtttctgtcttttatctatTTTCTAGTGATTATTCctattaattgggcttcccttgtggctcaacttgtaaagaatctgcctgcagtgcaggatacctgggttcaatccccgggttgggaagatcccctggagaagggaaaggctacccactccagtattctagcctggagaaatccatggactgtagagtccatggaatcgcaaagagttggacacgtctgagcaactttcactcacttcacattCCTATTGACTGATAGAAGCTCTTtatgaaataaaacaatagaaatggtATCCTATTTATTGAAACAATTTCCTAGTTTGTGTCTGACATTGATGTTATTCATGATGTTTTTCACAGATAGCTATATAATTGAATTTATCAATTTCTAACCCTTAGGAATGCTTCAGTTTTTTTGATAGCATttaaatttctttacattttaatatgcaCATGGACACAGGAGCAACTTTATACTTTATgcctaaatgatattttaaataccACAAAGACcaggaaaatagttttaaaaaacattttataatagaaaaaaatatatataacataaaacttatcattttaactatatttaaGTATCtatagttcagtggcactaaATTTATATTGTTGTGCATCTATCATCACCATCCAACTCCAGAACATTTCATCtgcccaaactgaaactctgtacccattaaacaataattcccCATGGCTTCCCTACCCAGACAACCTTTAATTCCTGTAAGTAGCATCACACAATATTTGTCTGTTTGTGcctagcttatttcacttggtgAAATGTTATCAAATTTCATTCATGTTTtaacatgtatcagaatttcattcctttttaaggctgaataatattccactttttgtctataccacattttgttatccattcatccagcAGTGGACAGTTGGGTTGTTTGCACCTGTGGCTATCCTGAATAAAATTCTATGAACATGAGAGTACAAAAATAGTCTTTCAAACAACAATGTTAATCTATGCAGATACAGTCACTGAAATAGTTTGAGAACACTGACAGTAACTGAAAGTggtgtaaaagtgttagtcactcagtcatgtccaactctttgggaccccatggattgtatgtagcctgctaggatcctctgtctatgaagttctccagacaataatactggagtgggtagccattcccttgtccaggggatcttcccgacccaaggatggaacccaggtcttccacattgaggactgattctttaccagctgagccaccagggaagcccatttgataCCTATTGGTGACACCTAAATTACTCACCTTTACCTAAACCACACAGAGAAAACTTTTGCACTGAATCTTCCTCTCAAAACCTCAAAAGCCATCTCTGTCCATCTAACTTgacatttttcttgaaaatatgcTGGGAAAATGTTAAATAACTAGCTTAAAAGGTAACAGCTCCGGGAGATTGATACTCCCCCAGATAAGCATATGCATCCAAAAGCACATAACTTGTCAAAGTATTGTGGAAGAAGCTCCTTGCCCTTTTGGACCTGAGAGCTCAAGAGTTGAATTGAGCATACTATAGATTACTACCTCATTtctcaacaacttttttttttttttccccctcaacagAGGAGTCAGGAATGGCTAAAGAAAATCATACCATAAAAAGTGAGTTTATCCTCACAGGATTTACAGATCACCCAGAACTGAAGACTCTTCTGTTTGTTGTGTTTCTTACCGTCTTTCTGATCACCATAGTGGGCAACCTTGGCCTGGTGATACTGATTTCGAAAGAGCATCGTCTTCACACACCGATGTATATCTTTCTGGGAAACCTCGCTCTTGTGGATTCTTGCTGTGCCTGTGCTGTGACTCCTAAGATGTTAAggaacttcttttctaaaaacagaatGATTTCCTTCTATGAATGCATggcacaattttattttctttgcactGTTGAGACTGCAGATTGCTTTCTCCTGGCAGCAATGGCTTATgatcgctatgtggccatctgcaaaccacTGCAGTACCACACCATGATGTCAaagaaactctgcattcagatgaccACAGGGGCCTACATAGCTGGAAACCTGCATTCCATGATTCATGTAGGTCTTCTATTTAGGTTAAATTTCTGTGGATCAAATCACATCAACCACTTTTACTGTGATATTCTTCCTTTATACAGGCTCTCCTGTGTTGACCCTTATGTCAATGAACTGGTACTATTTATCTTTTCAGGTTCAGTTCAAGTCTTCACAATAGGTAGTGTCTTAATATCTTATATCTACATTCTGTTaagtattttcaaaatgaaatccaAAAATGGGAGGGTCAAAGCTTTTTCTACCTGTGCATCCCACTTTTTGTCAGTTTCATTATTCTATGGATCTCTTTTTTTCATGTACATTAGACCAAATTTGCTTGAAGAAGGGGATAAAGATATACCAGCTGCTATTTTGTTTACGGAAGTTGTTCCTTTACTTAATCCTTTTATTTATAGCCTAAGAAATAAGGAAGTAATAACTATCTTGAGAAAaattctgaagaaagaaaaatctcaaaaaagtttaaaacaaatgATGTCTACTATACATTAATTGtttaaatgcagaaaaaaattccaagtaaaatttagttcagttcagttcagttgcttggttgtgtctgactctttttgaccccatgaaccatagcatgccaggcatcaccaactcctggagttcacccaaactcatgtgcattgagttggtgataccctccaaccatctgtcatccccttctcctgctgccctaagtctttcccagcatcagagtattttccaatgagtcagctcttcacatcaggtggacaaagtattgaagtttaagcttcaacatcagtccttccaatgaacacccaggactgatctcctttaggatggactgattggatctccttgcagtccaaggcactctcaagagtcttctccaacaccacagttcaaaagcatcaattcttcagtgctcagtttctttacagtccaactctcacatccatacatgaccactggaaaaaccatagccttgattagatggaacattgctgacaaagtaatgtctctgcttttgaatatgctgtctaggttggtcataactttccttccaaggagtaagcgtcttttaatttcatggctgcaatcaccatctgcagtgattttggagccctaaaaaataaaatcaaccactgtttccactgtttccccatctatttgcagtgaagtgatgggaccagatgccatgatcttcgttttctgaatgttgagctttaagccaactttttcgctctcctctttcaccttcatcaagaggctctttagttcttcttcactttctgccataagggtggtgtcatctgcatatctgaggtgattgatatttctcctggcaatcttgattccagcttgtgcttcctccaggccagcgtttctcatgatgtactctgcatataagttatataagcagggtgacaatacacagccttgacgtactccttttccaatttggaaccagtctgttgttccatgtccagttctaactgttgcttcctgacctgcatacaggtttctcaaaaggcaggtcagggagtctggtattcctatctatttaagaattttccacagttaatgtgatccacacagtcaaaggctttggcatagtcaataaagcagaaatagatgttttattctggaactctcttgctttttcaatgatccagtgatgttggcaatttgatctctggttccgctgccttttctaaaacaagcttgaacatctggaagttcacggttcatgtattgctgaagcctggcttggagaattttgagcattactttactagcatgtgagatgagtgcaattgtgcagtagtttgagcattctttggcattgcctttctttgggattggaatgaaaactgaccttttccagtcctgtggccactgctgagttttccaaatttgctggcatattgagtgtagcactttcacagcatcatcttttaggatttgaaatagctcaactggaattccatcacctccactagctttgttcgtagtgatgcttcctaaggccacttgacttcacgttccaggatgtctggctctaggtgagtgatcacactatcgtgattatctgggtcatgaaaatcttttttgtacagttcttctgtgtattcttgccacttcttaatatcttctgcttctgtcatgtccctactatttctgtcctttattgagcccatctttgcatgaaatgttcccttagtatctctaattttcttgaagagatctctgctgctgctgctgttgctgctgctgctaagtcgctttagttgtgtccgactctgtgcgaccccatagatggcagcccaccaggctcctctgtccctgggattctccaggcaagaatactggagtgggttgccatttccttctccaatgcatgaaagtgaaaagtgaaagtgaagtcactcagtcatgcccgactcttagtgaccccatggactgcagcctaccaggctcctctgttcatgggatttgccaggcaagagtactggagtggggtgccatgatctctagtctttcccattctattgttttcctctatttctttgcactgatcaccaaagaaggctttcttatctctccttgctattctttagaactctgcattcagatgcttatatctttccttttctcttttgcttttcacttctcttcttttcatagctatttgtaaagcctcctcagacagccattttgcctttttgcatttctttttcttggggatggttttgattcctgTCTCCCGTATgacgtcatgaacctccatccatagttcatcacgtactctatcagatctagtcccttaaatctatttctcaattccactgtataattataagggatttgatttaggtcatacctgaatgttctagtggttttccctactttcttcaatttaagtctgaatttggcaataaggagttcaggatctgagccacagtcagctgccgGTCTtgctttttgctgactgtatagagcttctccatctttggctgcaaagaatataatcaatctaatttcatgttggccatctggtgatgttcatgtgtagtcttctcttgtgttgttggaagagggtgtttgctatgaccagtgccttctcttagcaaatctctattagcctttgccctgcttcattctatactccaaggccaaatttgcctgttactccaggtgttttttgacttcctacttttgcattccagtcccctataatgaaaaggatatcgttttttgggtgttagttctaaaaggtcttgtaggtcttcatagaaccattcagcctcttcagtgttactggtcaaggcatagacttggattaccttgatattgaatggtttgccttgaaaacgaacagagatccttctgtcatttttgagattgcatccaagtaccacatttcggattcttttgttgactatgatggctactccatttcttctaagggattcctacccacagtagtagatataatggtcatctgagttaaattcacccattccattccatcttagttcgctgattcctagaatgttgacattcactcttgccatctcctgtttgaccacttccaatttgccttgattcatggacctaacattcctggttcctatgcaatattgctctttatagcattggaccttgcttctatcaccagtcacatccacaactgagtgttgtttttgctttggctccatcccttcattctttctggagttatttctccactgatctccagtagcatgttgggcacctactgacctggggagttcatctttcagtgtcctatctttttgccttttcatactgttcaagtGAAATTACACAGAGAAAATGTACAAATttcatgtaaaatattaaaatatatcataatACAATCAACTTACACAGAAATATGTAAGGTAGGAATGTCTTAATTCAAAATGACAAAACCCCAAAACCAAATTTTGAATTAATTCAAGAAATAacacaagacttccctggtggtccagtggttaggacttcacctttcaatggaaggtgtgtgggttcaattcctggttgtagaactaagattccatatgccttgcagccaaaacaaacaaacaaacaaaacagaaaacagaatcagtattgtaacaaattcaataaagaccttaaaaaatggcccacatcaaaaaaatcttaaaaaaaaaaataacacatacaTTTCCAAGATCATGGATTGTTTTAGCATGAGGGATTAtcaccaaggaaaagaaaaacagcaattatatcacaataaaactgaaaaaaaagtttttaaattgtcagacaaaaggaagaataaaaacaaaattagcagTTACAAATATAAAGGGTAGTTCAATTAAACCTTAATAGCAAGTGTACATTAATAATTTGGCATGTGAACACTCCAGTTAAGCTAAAAGGGTTTAAGGGCATGTGAATCTTCAACCCATGAAATCGCTTACAACAATTTGTGACAAAGTTGAGgcgagtgatttttttttttttttttttgaggcgaGTGAATTTTGTAGAATCACTTTTAATAGCACATTGTAGTTAGAATAGAGTTAGTTAGGAAATAAAGGTGTGATATAAAAGTGAATACTAAATTTCCAAGTTGACTTTCCTATCAACTTGTGTAATGAAAGATGGAATGTCAATTTTCAAGAGTAGTTATCTTCACAGACATTTATTTACCCCCATATAAATATGCACAATAATGCTATCACATAAAGTTCCAGGCAAAATCTCATTTAGGATTTGAAGAGTGTGTTGCCAGTGAGTTAGGCTAAATTTCTCTATCCACCTTCCTGAGAGATGAGGAAGGGGTTCAACAATGAGGACACTTACTACACTATATGgaaacatgaagaaaagtatGCTTCTTGAACTGTGGCTAAGGCTTAtctgaaactatttttttcttttcctgctgtaAAACCTGAAGTTCTAGAAGGTAGGTAGAACTGCATGAACTTCATGTGACATAATGAAAGAATTTCTTTCCAGTTATTTATTCAACATATATCTACAGAGAAGCACTATCTATGCAGAAGCACTGCTTTAGGTGCTGGGATAACTAGCTACCAAAATACcaggttttccatttttttaaataacagaacaTTGCCATAACTTTAATGACTAACTTCTTCCAAGAAGGACTCTTATCAAGTAAAAGAAATCCCCCTTTCCACCTTCTCTCCTGATGCTCTGAGGTCACATCTAAATTACCAGGTCAGGTGGTAGCTATGGCCCAGCCTAGCTAGCCACCAAGACTGACTTCACATGGAAAATCAATATGTTGCGTGTATTTACAGAAAGTGGCAGGCATGCAAGTACAATATTTCTAATTCTCTAACTTATGAATACAAAACTATAACTACTTAGTTTATACTTGTAATTTCCATAAAAATCTAATTCAGCTCATCCCATGTAAGCAAAGATTTCAAGATCGAAAATGGAGACATTTCAAGATTTCCTTTGTTGTTTCAATCTTCCTACCCATTTTTAGCCCCTGCAAAATTGCTCTGAAGTTGGCATTGCTTGCTGATGCAGATCTGTTTTATCAGTGAGCCGATTCACTACCTGGTTTCAAATACTGGATCATAACTGATGTGATGAAGCATCAGGGAGGCAGAACTTATGCCTATAGTCCATTCACCTCTATAAATCATACTAAATGTTAGAACTTTACATCTTCAGATTAATATCATAAATCTCAGGTTATATTTTTAATCTGTTAAAATGGGACTATATTTGGACTATGTATAAGGGAGAAATAATGTGTTTTATTAGACAATTGTTCCTacaccagaaaaaataaaagacctcATGGCAACCTTAAATGTTCCTGAGTCCTATACATctttcagaaatttaaaattaatgttgtaaattatttctattaatttgaagttttcattaattttttactaAAATACAGTTTTAACTAAATAAAGACATGactatctcattttttttcccaagagggTAAACCTGTTAATGGGGTTAGGCtcatttattacttaaaaaaatgtttaggaacttccctggtggtccagtggttaagacactgcactTCCACCACTGgattgcaggttcgatccctggttggggaactaggatcccttCTGGCAtgatcaaaacaaaaattttaagatatctGTAGTATACACTGGGTATATAAGGTAGGAGAGGAAGTATGCTGTGATACAAAAACAACATAAATATACAATATAGCATAGCATAGTtactttattcaaaaatatttcatgtgtAAATACTTACTAGGTACAGTCTTAACTTAGTTTAATCTCCTATAGCTCACAAGTACAAAGGTTATATTTTGCTACAACATTTACATTGTACTGTTTCAGCAAAAATTCACTAATATTCTATGGATCTTGTAGTTAATAGATAAACAATTTGCAAAACTTCAGAAAATTGAattataaagataattttaaaatttatgtaacatAACTATACttaaaggtaaataaaaatttaaagaaatttaagaaatttaaaatatatgtaacaatCTTCTTTATGACTCTATAACGGCCAGacaatatgttttaaaacatttcttacaGAACTACTTAGTGGTTAACTCTTCAAATCCTTAAAAACCAAATATCTCTTGGACATTAGaaggataataaaggaatattatgaaTAATTCTATGCCCATAAatttgataacctagatgaaatggaccaattccttGAAAGATACAATCTGTCAAAACTCATacaaaaagaaatagacaatctGAATGAGTTTATATCTATTACAGAAGTTGAATCAATAATTAATTAACCTTCCATAACAAAAAGCaccaggcccagagaggttcaATTAATAATTTCTacaaaacatttaaggaagaaattgtACCAATTTCCTACAATTTCTTTCCAAACATTGTGGGCAGTGAGAATATtttctaactcattctatgaagccaatATCACTCTaaaatcaaaaccagacaaagacaatacaAGAAAACTATAGATTAATATTTCTCATAAACATAGTTGAAAATTTttcagcaaaatattagcaaagtgaatttaacaatatattaaaagttatacaccatgatcaagtggaatttatttcaggtatgcaaggctggttcaatattttaaaaagcaattaatgTAGTTTATTACATCAGctggttaaagaagaaaaattacataATCACCTTAATAGGTGCATAAAgagtatttgataaaattcaacatccactcaTGATagaaattctcagtaaactaaaaATGGGGAAGGATGTCCTCAACTCAATAAATAATATCTACATAAAATTATAGTTAACATCAAACTTATGGTGAGAAACTTGAAACTTTCCCACTTAGATCAGAAGCAAAGCAAGCAAAAACACCGTAGcttttcaacattgtactggaatGCTAGCTAATGCaatgaaacaggaaaaggaaCTACAAAAGgatcttgaaaattttaaattacaatggaagaaatttttaaaagtcaatttgAGTTAAAAGATTAAGCTGACCTAATATTttagaaagtagaaaaaaaggaTTGAAGATTAAAGTAAAAAGATAAGGAGTTTATATAATAGGAATTGTCATCATCTTAtcaaataataggaaaaaataaatactacctgggaaatatttacatattaataaatacaagAAGAATACACAGGATGATTGTGAAGTGAAATGATGagacaaaagaaaacaaggatTAAAACCAGACTAAAGTGACAGAGAGCTACAGAGAAGTgttcaatttaaatatttaatgttccTATTGGCCatttcggagaagacaatggcaccccactccagtactcttgcccggaaaatcccatggacggaggagcctggtaggctgcagtccatggggtcgtgaagagtcagacatgcctgagcgactt
Proteins encoded:
- the OR5K1 gene encoding olfactory receptor family 5 subfamily K member 1, which produces MAKENHTIKSEFILTGFTDHPELKTLLFVVFLTVFLITIVGNLGLVILISKEHRLHTPMYIFLGNLALVDSCCACAVTPKMLRNFFSKNRMISFYECMAQFYFLCTVETADCFLLAAMAYDRYVAICKPLQYHTMMSKKLCIQMTTGAYIAGNLHSMIHVGLLFRLNFCGSNHINHFYCDILPLYRLSCVDPYVNELVLFIFSGSVQVFTIGSVLISYIYILLSIFKMKSKNGRVKAFSTCASHFLSVSLFYGSLFFMYIRPNLLEEGDKDIPAAILFTEVVPLLNPFIYSLRNKEVITILRKILKKEKSQKSLKQMMSTIH